In Planctomycetota bacterium, the sequence TCGCTCATGAACTAATTACGAAGATTACGCACGGTATGACTGCAAATGGGCGCACTCGAGCTTTCCACGCACCGAAGTCCAATACTCGACACGGGCGTCGTCGTCGATCTCGACCTTGCCTCCATAAAGCTTGTCGGAACCGTCACGTTTGGGCCCGGACACCCAGAATTGCTCCTGTGTCTCGACGTCAATGCAGTTGTATTTATAGCCGGCGCACCGAAGCAATGTACGTCCAGCGTAGTGATACGAACGGCGAGACTTGGAGAACTCCACCCACCCAATGCGGCCGGGACCATCAAGGCCCCCGCTCTTGTCTTCAATGTACATGACGCGCTTCATAGCGAGCGCACTCCAATTATTCGATAAATATCTGCAGGTCAGGGATCACGCACTATTGTCGCACGCTGCATCCCTGACCGCCAAGTCTGCGTTGGGCACTTCCCGTAGGATGCACTACGTGCATCTTATTTTCAGCTTGAACGCGGGAAGCGATTCACGCGCGAGACGGCGCCAACCGTGTTGGCCATCCGCAAATGTCAATCTCGCGCGGCGTGATGTTAACCCCTCTCCTCCCGGAAGAGGGTGGCGGCGGTAGCCGCCGGGTGAGGGTCCACGTAGCCCCGGGCGACGCGTTTCAGTTGAGCGACGTTGACCCTCATCCGGCCTTCGGCCACCTTCTCCCGGGGGGAGAAGGGTTGCGCGCGCTCGGGGATGATGGAGGCTGGCAGCGTGGGGAAGTGATGAATGATGAGTGCTGAGTGATGAATGCCGGCAAGTGCCGATATGTGGTATGCGCACGAATGCCCCCCACTCATCATTCATCACTCCGCACTCATCACTTCTTACGTGCCGCTTAGCCAGGCGTCGAGTTCCCAGACTGGCTCGAGCGGCGGGACCATGCGGTCGATGGCGGCCAGGTCTTTGAACCCGATGCCGGTGACCACGCACACCACTGGCCCCGCGCGGAGCTTTCCTTCGGCCTGCGCGCGCAGCGCCCCGGCCAACGGCGTCGCGGCCGCCGGCTCGCAGAAGATGCCTTCCTCGCGCGCCAGCCGAGCCTGCACCTCCCACACCTCTTCATCTTGCACCAGGTGCCCCGTGCCGTCTGACGCGGCGCAGGCCGTCAGGGCTTCCTGGCCGTCGATCACCGAGGGAACCTGCAAGCCGCTGATCCGCGTTTCGCAGCGAACCGCTTCGGCCTGGGCCGCGCCGCGGGCCAGCGGACCCGCGATCGTCGCGTTGCCGACGGGTTGCACGCACTCGATGGCCGGCGTGCGCTGCACTCGACCTGCGGCTTTTAACTCGGCATATCCCAGCGCCGTGGCCAAGGCCAAGCCACCGCCACCAGCGCAACAGAACACGTGCGACGCGCCGCCCGGCAGTTGCTCGGCCAATTCGTACGCAATCGTCTTCACGCCGCACATGCCGACCGGACAGAACTTGAACGCGCTGATCAAGAGCATGTTCCCTGGCAGCGCCGCGCGAGACTGCAACGCGCCGAGAATCTGCCGATCGACGTCGGCCGTCACGCCAAAGCCGCGAATGCGGTGCAGCCGCGCGCCATAGGCCAGCATCTGGCGACACTTGTCGGGCGGAGCGTGTTCGACGATGGCAATCTCGACCGGAATCCCCGCCACGGCCGAGTACGCGGCCAACGCCGCGCCGGTGTTGCCGCTCGATGTGGCGATGATCCGCCGCTTGCCTTGGGCCAGCGCGTCGGAAACCGCCACGACGCCGAAGCGATCTTTGTACGAGCCCGAGGGGTTCGTCGTTTCGAGCTTGAAATACAGTTCCGGGATGCCGGCCTTGGGGCCGATCGAGCGCGACCGCAACAGCGGCGTGCTCCCTTCGCCCAACGTCACGCGGGCCGACAGCGGCACCGTCGGCAACATCTCGGCCCAGCGCCAAATACTCATCGCGATCCTACCTTTGCCTGGGCCCCGTTACCGGCCACCCAGGTCATGTCTGGTTCAAACGGATACATCGGCCGGCGGTGGTGATACTCCAAGCGCCGCAAGTCGGCGCTCGTCACGCCCGGCGTGTCAACCCGGATCAGGTGGCGACAGACTTCGCGATAGGCCGCCACCGGGGCGTGTACCCCCTTGGCGACCAGGTAGCGAAAGCTTCCCGGGTCGAGCCCGCAACTGACCAATTGGTTCAGGCTCATCGGCGCGCAACGGCGCGAAGTGATCATCACCGTCAAACCCGCGTCGGTCGTCACGATGGCCGTTGGTCCCATGTTGAAGTTCACGATGC encodes:
- a CDS encoding 1-deoxy-D-xylulose-5-phosphate synthase; its protein translation is MKRVMYIEDKSGGLDGPGRIGWVEFSKSRRSYHYAGRTLLRCAGYKYNCIDVETQEQFWVSGPKRDGSDKLYGGKVEIDDDARVEYWTSVRGKLECAHLQSYRA
- a CDS encoding pyridoxal-phosphate dependent enzyme, which produces MLPTVPLSARVTLGEGSTPLLRSRSIGPKAGIPELYFKLETTNPSGSYKDRFGVVAVSDALAQGKRRIIATSSGNTGAALAAYSAVAGIPVEIAIVEHAPPDKCRQMLAYGARLHRIRGFGVTADVDRQILGALQSRAALPGNMLLISAFKFCPVGMCGVKTIAYELAEQLPGGASHVFCCAGGGGLALATALGYAELKAAGRVQRTPAIECVQPVGNATIAGPLARGAAQAEAVRCETRISGLQVPSVIDGQEALTACAASDGTGHLVQDEEVWEVQARLAREEGIFCEPAAATPLAGALRAQAEGKLRAGPVVCVVTGIGFKDLAAIDRMVPPLEPVWELDAWLSGT